The following proteins are encoded in a genomic region of Neovison vison isolate M4711 chromosome 12, ASM_NN_V1, whole genome shotgun sequence:
- the BEST3 gene encoding bestrophin-3 isoform X2, whose amino-acid sequence MFLISSSVHGRDEHGRLLRRTLMRYVNLTSLLIFRSVSTAVYKRFPTMDHVVEAERIGNKPILTSSFEMPSF is encoded by the exons ATGTTCCTCATCTCCAGCAGTGTTCACGGAAGGGACGAGCACGGGCGCCTGCTCAGAAGGACGCTGATGCGCTACGTCAATCTCACGTCTCTGCTCATCTTCCGCTCTGTGAGCACGGCTGTGTACAAAAGGTTCCCAACCATGGACCACGTGGTTGAAGCAG AAAGAATTGGCAATAAACCCATTCTGACTTCAAGCTTTGAGATGCCGAGCTTTTAA